In Candidatus Cohnella colombiensis, one DNA window encodes the following:
- a CDS encoding metalloregulator ArsR/SmtB family transcription factor yields MDVFQAIADPTRRKLVQMLAEKEMPITAMTKSFELSRTAVNKHLNVLFDAGLVDRQKVGRETRYRFRPEPLSELKQWLAFFERYWDNKLSALQHYVESDND; encoded by the coding sequence ATGGATGTATTTCAGGCGATTGCGGACCCGACTCGTCGCAAACTAGTCCAAATGCTTGCGGAAAAGGAAATGCCGATTACAGCTATGACGAAAAGCTTTGAGCTGAGTCGGACTGCGGTCAACAAACACCTTAATGTTCTGTTCGATGCGGGGCTAGTCGACAGACAGAAGGTAGGAAGAGAAACACGTTACAGGTTTCGTCCTGAACCGCTTAGCGAGCTGAAACAATGGCTGGCATTCTTCGAGCGCTACTGGGACAACAAGCTATCAGCACTTCAACATTATGTAGAATCGGATAACGATTAG
- a CDS encoding RNA polymerase sigma factor, with translation MDWKPILHQYSMHLTRNHWDAEDLTQDAWLKLNEAIRNSPERSITKAFLYRIVKNSWIDLQRKARMTTVPYAQSHEASSLDPLLSSRELLEQLAERLPPKMAVILLLMDVFDFTAKETAGFIGMKEAAAQVYIGRARRKLRELAQNPVLEKTLPNRSGQPVNFDALVDAFQRRDPDQIYKAYIGLNREGIRLTKLQASGSSLHFTFRDFDGNLFHIVSK, from the coding sequence ATGGACTGGAAACCGATTTTACATCAATACAGCATGCATTTGACTCGCAATCATTGGGATGCAGAGGATTTGACGCAGGATGCATGGTTAAAGCTAAATGAGGCAATAAGAAATAGTCCGGAGCGGTCTATTACGAAGGCTTTTCTTTATCGCATCGTAAAAAACAGTTGGATCGATCTGCAGAGAAAGGCACGCATGACTACTGTGCCCTATGCGCAAAGCCATGAAGCGAGTTCACTTGATCCATTGCTATCGAGCAGAGAATTGTTGGAGCAATTGGCTGAACGGCTACCTCCTAAAATGGCTGTAATCCTCTTACTCATGGATGTGTTTGACTTTACGGCCAAAGAAACTGCGGGCTTCATAGGAATGAAAGAGGCCGCAGCTCAAGTTTATATTGGACGAGCTAGGCGGAAGCTTAGGGAGCTGGCTCAAAACCCTGTTTTAGAAAAAACATTACCTAACCGCTCAGGCCAACCTGTAAATTTTGACGCGTTAGTGGACGCTTTTCAAAGAAGAGACCCCGATCAAATTTATAAAGCTTACATAGGATTGAATAGAGAAGGAATTCGCCTAACGAAGCTTCAAGCATCGGGCAGCAGCCTCCATTTCACTTTCAGAGATTTTGACGGCAACTTATTTCATATCGTTTCAAAATAA
- a CDS encoding VOC family protein codes for MSEVQRKWEGNALNCICSVYVPVKNPLKSAEWWQRNFGLEYAVPFNPAEAQVILKLSGGQWLHLVETEGEIDNQFPNKVGYPMFRFTFEVREIEHLYDHLKSNEVRVDDLADRDSCGINFVFYDLDGNKFDVNEVVHIHRTPEAVEKVKAHLFQHA; via the coding sequence ATGTCAGAAGTCCAACGGAAGTGGGAAGGTAACGCATTGAATTGTATTTGTTCCGTATATGTACCAGTGAAAAATCCATTAAAATCAGCGGAGTGGTGGCAACGGAATTTTGGATTAGAATATGCGGTCCCGTTTAACCCGGCTGAAGCGCAAGTGATTTTAAAGCTATCTGGTGGACAATGGCTACACTTGGTGGAAACCGAAGGGGAGATCGACAATCAATTTCCCAACAAAGTAGGGTACCCCATGTTCAGATTTACCTTTGAGGTTAGAGAGATTGAACATTTGTACGATCATCTCAAGTCTAATGAAGTTCGTGTTGATGATCTTGCGGATCGGGATAGCTGTGGCATTAACTTCGTCTTCTATGATCTAGATGGCAATAAGTTCGATGTGAACGAGGTTGTTCATATACATCGGACACCTGAAGCTGTGGAAAAGGTTAAGGCTCATTTATTTCAACATGCTTAA
- a CDS encoding NAD(P)H-binding protein has product MNNNLINLNYRNWKDIEMEGDLMKKALIAGATGMVGRELVEQLIKDASFDAVTVLVRNRVAAWDNHPRVEQVVVDFEQLDALPPELFRGAFVFCTLGTTIKKAKTKDNFRRVDHDYPLGLGQLAERYGSDGVLVVTALGANAKSAVFYNQVKGRLEADLKALNLSKLHLFQPSLLLGEREEHRTGEKFAMGLAKLLPGVLFGKYRPIAGRTVAQAMINVANGVDAPETITSNEIARIANRAP; this is encoded by the coding sequence ATGAATAATAACTTAATCAATTTGAATTATAGGAATTGGAAAGATATCGAGATGGAGGGCGATTTGATGAAAAAGGCACTCATTGCTGGAGCAACAGGCATGGTTGGGCGGGAGTTAGTGGAGCAGTTAATCAAAGATGCGAGCTTCGATGCGGTTACCGTGCTTGTGCGTAATCGCGTAGCGGCATGGGACAATCACCCTCGCGTGGAGCAGGTGGTCGTTGACTTCGAACAGCTAGATGCATTACCCCCTGAATTATTCCGTGGGGCGTTCGTTTTTTGCACGCTGGGGACAACGATTAAGAAGGCGAAGACGAAGGACAACTTCCGTAGAGTAGATCACGACTATCCGTTAGGATTAGGGCAACTTGCAGAGCGGTACGGTTCGGACGGAGTGCTGGTCGTAACCGCGTTGGGGGCAAATGCTAAATCGGCGGTGTTTTACAATCAGGTGAAAGGGCGGCTCGAAGCTGATTTGAAAGCTCTCAATTTATCCAAGCTGCACCTCTTCCAGCCTTCGCTGTTGCTGGGAGAACGAGAAGAGCATCGGACGGGTGAGAAGTTTGCAATGGGATTAGCGAAGTTGCTTCCCGGAGTGCTGTTTGGAAAATATAGACCGATTGCAGGACGAACAGTGGCGCAAGCGATGATCAATGTGGCGAATGGAGTCGATGCACCCGAAACGATTACATCCAATGAAATTGCTCGCATAGCGAATCGTGCGCCCTAG
- a CDS encoding DUF975 family protein produces the protein MPTSAEIRAKARESLRGNWASAVLHFLLYYVIMMGIGFFGLVPVIGWLANVVLSGVLSFGLYSFFLALSRGERPSTETLFSGFSRFMDTFLLGLLMGIFIFLWSLLLIIPGIIAAFRYSQAYYILRDNPGIGALEAIRRSKDLMVGHKLRLFVLILTFIGWALLCGLTFGIGTLWLAPYVYTSQAHFHNDLISRSAYPRISP, from the coding sequence ATGCCAACGAGTGCGGAGATTAGGGCGAAGGCGCGCGAAAGTTTAAGGGGTAATTGGGCATCGGCGGTACTGCATTTCTTACTGTATTATGTGATCATGATGGGTATAGGTTTCTTTGGCTTAGTCCCGGTCATTGGATGGCTTGCAAACGTCGTCTTGTCAGGGGTGCTCTCATTCGGGTTATATTCCTTCTTTCTCGCATTATCGCGTGGTGAGCGGCCGTCGACAGAAACTTTATTCAGTGGATTTTCACGATTTATGGACACTTTTTTGCTTGGCTTGCTCATGGGTATTTTTATTTTCTTATGGTCGCTATTGCTCATAATTCCGGGGATTATTGCTGCTTTCCGCTACTCTCAAGCGTATTACATACTCAGAGATAATCCGGGTATTGGGGCGCTTGAGGCGATCCGTCGGAGCAAAGACCTAATGGTGGGACACAAGCTTCGCTTATTTGTTCTGATACTAACTTTCATCGGATGGGCTCTGTTATGTGGTTTAACGTTTGGAATTGGCACATTGTGGCTTGCACCCTATGTGTACACCTCGCAAGCGCACTTCCATAATGATTTAATTAGTCGTTCGGCATATCCAAGGATATCTCCATGA
- a CDS encoding ABC transporter ATP-binding protein encodes MKWRLMAMDAIEASQVCYCLDDFNLKDVSVSIPKGKMTSIVGPNGSGKSTFLKVVSQLVRCQSGDLRINNQPLQCFKKKEFAQTVTMLPQSKDSVPDVTVKEFIAFGRAPYQHQFQFRSSGADEEAIMWAMEATGTSKFQDKMYYALSGGEQQRVRIAMALAQKTEILLLDEPTTYLDISHQIELMEMLRHINERYQITIVMVLHDLHQATVYSDYMIAMKSGAIAQTGVPKHVLTAQFLKEVYRIDATVRFEDGFPIIIPVKYTKEALSV; translated from the coding sequence GTGAAATGGAGATTGATGGCGATGGACGCGATAGAAGCCAGCCAAGTCTGTTATTGCTTGGACGACTTTAACTTAAAGGACGTTAGCGTCTCAATTCCGAAGGGAAAGATGACTTCTATCGTCGGACCGAATGGCTCAGGCAAATCGACGTTCCTCAAAGTCGTGTCTCAGCTTGTTCGCTGCCAATCCGGGGATCTCCGTATTAATAATCAGCCGTTGCAGTGTTTTAAGAAGAAGGAGTTTGCTCAGACGGTGACGATGCTACCACAATCGAAGGATTCGGTGCCTGATGTCACAGTGAAGGAATTTATTGCTTTCGGTCGAGCGCCGTATCAGCATCAATTTCAATTCCGTAGCTCAGGGGCGGATGAAGAGGCGATCATGTGGGCGATGGAAGCGACAGGCACGAGCAAATTTCAGGATAAAATGTATTACGCCTTGTCCGGTGGGGAGCAGCAACGTGTTCGGATTGCGATGGCACTTGCACAGAAGACGGAAATATTGCTTTTGGATGAGCCAACAACGTATCTCGATATTTCACATCAGATTGAGTTGATGGAGATGCTCCGGCACATCAATGAGCGATATCAAATCACCATTGTGATGGTGCTGCATGATCTGCATCAGGCTACGGTGTATAGCGATTATATGATTGCGATGAAGTCGGGGGCGATTGCTCAGACGGGTGTGCCCAAGCATGTTCTAACCGCACAGTTTTTGAAAGAGGTGTACCGGATCGATGCAACGGTTCGCTTTGAGGATGGGTTTCCGATTATTATTCCTGTAAAATATACGAAGGAAGCATTGAGCGTGTAA
- a CDS encoding effector binding domain-containing protein, whose product MEWLKQMQSALDLIENSMEERIGIEEIARAATSSPFHFQRMFHMVTGMTVGEYMRKRRLTLAAQELVMSSTKVLDVALKYGYDSPESFAKAFRKIHGIAPSQARMVGVNLKAFPRITFQLTLKGDQDMNYQIVEKEAFIVAGKAIQTTCEDGQNLRDITRFWEESHRNGLVNRLCSVISDRNVLGVITGMELGDETFTYLIAGRTETTDIPDEFVLMTIPAANWAIFTSVGPMPGAIQRLFNRIYQEWFPATGYEHAGTPELEVYPPGDTTAEDYRCEVWIPIVKK is encoded by the coding sequence ATGGAATGGTTGAAACAGATGCAGTCCGCGCTAGACTTGATCGAGAACAGCATGGAGGAGCGTATCGGAATTGAAGAGATTGCAAGAGCGGCCACCTCGTCCCCTTTTCACTTTCAGCGAATGTTTCATATGGTAACAGGCATGACGGTGGGCGAGTATATGAGAAAGCGCAGATTAACGTTAGCAGCACAGGAGCTGGTCATGTCAAGTACGAAGGTGCTCGACGTTGCGCTTAAGTACGGTTATGATTCGCCGGAGTCCTTCGCTAAAGCATTTCGCAAGATTCATGGAATCGCACCCTCGCAAGCGCGAATGGTAGGCGTAAATTTGAAAGCATTCCCCCGCATCACTTTCCAACTCACATTGAAGGGAGATCAGGATATGAACTATCAAATTGTAGAGAAAGAAGCGTTCATTGTTGCAGGCAAGGCGATTCAAACGACATGCGAGGATGGGCAAAATTTACGGGACATTACGAGGTTTTGGGAGGAAAGTCATCGCAATGGGTTGGTCAATCGGCTTTGCTCTGTTATTAGTGATCGGAACGTACTGGGCGTCATCACAGGTATGGAGCTAGGTGATGAAACGTTCACATATTTGATTGCGGGTCGAACGGAAACGACAGACATTCCAGATGAATTTGTCTTGATGACGATCCCTGCTGCGAACTGGGCAATCTTCACATCAGTTGGACCTATGCCTGGAGCGATCCAACGATTGTTCAACCGTATTTATCAAGAATGGTTTCCTGCGACTGGATATGAGCATGCGGGGACACCTGAATTAGAAGTATATCCTCCAGGGGACACAACTGCTGAAGATTATCGCTGCGAGGTTTGGATACCGATTGTGAAAAAGTAA
- a CDS encoding VOC family protein, whose product MRVQLEGITVLSNDVRGLARFYHEVIGFPIIVNEDHYAEFNNAGVRVAICSKPLMSDNTNSHFTFIEERKGQAFELNFQCATPEEVIEIYNEWVFKGATSITEPKVMSWGHTTGFFADPEGNIHSIFAINP is encoded by the coding sequence ATGAGGGTTCAATTAGAGGGGATTACGGTGCTTTCAAATGATGTGCGGGGATTAGCGAGATTTTATCATGAGGTTATCGGATTTCCGATTATCGTGAATGAAGATCATTATGCAGAATTTAATAATGCTGGCGTTCGGGTTGCAATTTGTTCAAAGCCATTAATGTCGGATAACACGAATAGCCATTTTACTTTTATTGAGGAACGGAAGGGACAGGCGTTCGAGCTTAATTTTCAATGTGCCACTCCAGAGGAAGTTATAGAAATCTACAATGAGTGGGTATTTAAAGGGGCGACTTCGATTACTGAGCCCAAGGTGATGTCGTGGGGTCACACGACGGGATTTTTTGCTGATCCAGAAGGCAACATTCATTCTATTTTTGCGATTAATCCGTAA
- a CDS encoding methyltransferase domain-containing protein — MKMNLARNIYRYRKERGFTQEELAQRLGLTFQAVSKWENAQTMPDIALLPELSRILEVSVDKLLGYISQDKIVSIYEEEYRSSEYYWGVEPNSVCYEILKLMPPGKPLKLLDIGCGEGKDAVFFARNGYEVTALDISDAGIEKTKRLADRAGVHVNVFKADILDYRLNSPFDILFSSGVLHYIQPEYREQIFSNYKQYTNQQGLHVFNVFVTKPFIAPPPEKEPNASVWQSGELLGNYYDWLIKDSAEVVFDCNSSGIPHQHAMSTMIAQKVAARV, encoded by the coding sequence GTGAAAATGAACTTAGCGAGGAATATTTACCGCTATCGGAAGGAACGAGGGTTTACACAAGAGGAGCTCGCACAAAGACTCGGATTAACGTTCCAAGCCGTGTCAAAGTGGGAGAATGCACAGACGATGCCAGATATTGCGTTGCTGCCTGAGCTATCTAGAATTTTGGAAGTCAGCGTGGATAAGCTCCTGGGGTACATCTCTCAGGATAAGATAGTGTCCATATATGAAGAAGAGTATAGGTCGTCCGAATATTATTGGGGGGTCGAGCCTAACTCCGTATGCTATGAGATTCTGAAGCTCATGCCACCTGGCAAGCCGCTCAAGCTTTTGGATATAGGGTGTGGTGAAGGCAAAGACGCGGTATTCTTTGCTAGAAATGGTTATGAGGTAACAGCCCTCGATATTTCGGATGCAGGAATCGAGAAGACGAAGAGATTAGCAGATCGAGCAGGTGTGCATGTAAATGTGTTTAAAGCAGACATCCTGGACTACAGATTAAACTCACCTTTCGATATTTTGTTCTCTAGCGGGGTGCTACATTACATTCAGCCCGAATATCGGGAGCAAATCTTCAGCAACTATAAGCAGTATACAAATCAGCAGGGATTGCACGTTTTTAACGTGTTTGTGACGAAGCCCTTTATCGCACCGCCACCTGAGAAGGAGCCCAACGCATCGGTATGGCAATCAGGCGAATTGCTGGGGAATTATTACGATTGGCTAATTAAGGACAGTGCAGAAGTGGTGTTCGATTGTAACTCTTCCGGCATTCCGCATCAACATGCAATGTCGACAATGATCGCTCAGAAAGTGGCTGCGAGAGTGTGA
- a CDS encoding DUF3995 domain-containing protein yields MNAPAIITACILLLIGCLHFYWACGGRWAMHYTIPTTTSQQPTIAPGSFVTFVVAFLLFGAALLIMIQSDLLSLEELQPYVRIGCWICAIVFGIRSIGDFNYLGLFKRVKGTLFAKYDTKLFSPLCIWLSLNFFYVLLR; encoded by the coding sequence ATGAACGCCCCAGCCATCATTACCGCGTGTATTTTGCTGTTGATTGGGTGCTTACATTTCTACTGGGCATGTGGAGGAAGATGGGCGATGCACTACACCATCCCTACAACAACATCCCAGCAGCCAACCATTGCTCCAGGGTCATTCGTCACCTTCGTTGTTGCATTTCTTTTGTTCGGCGCTGCATTGCTCATTATGATTCAAAGTGACTTATTGTCACTTGAGGAATTACAGCCGTATGTGCGAATTGGTTGCTGGATCTGTGCTATTGTGTTCGGTATTCGCAGCATTGGCGACTTCAACTATCTCGGACTATTCAAGCGCGTTAAAGGCACACTCTTCGCCAAGTATGACACTAAGCTGTTTTCACCCCTTTGTATCTGGTTATCATTGAATTTCTTCTATGTATTATTACGATAA
- a CDS encoding patatin-like phospholipase family protein, producing the protein MLYYDTSYPLMEQLSADDWELLNPEIVEQHYEANKLILKHGEVSQNVHIILSGQVRVFIEQESKVELALLERGHFFGEMSCLTGDPISAHVEAVDEVHSLVVSRTGMLLLMDKNTDFRKQMIEAMIKRIQNSNQRVLEEHTKTHLLMKQQESESQERYGELIGNSPAMKELFIEIDRLSMSEEHVIIVGEGGTGKNNIARKLHYSATNGLYPILTIHSEDFDLLNWDTKVRAAKGGTIIIERAEQLPHSVLQGLIDNEQQTRIIFTTAQRLGISNVATLYVPPLRERNEDIPLLAKSFLSKEGVAYVDDAISSDALRMLSLFPYLTNNVEELESVVKEAYILSEGRTIHSNHLRFGRARKPGERPKIGLALGSGSARGMAHLGVLNVLEEEGIPIDMIAGTSAGSLVGGAYAAGMSVADCTRVLSTIRWGHLVRLTFPKRSFVHNTPMIGFIEQHLGKRQIESLPIPFAAVASDTLTGEAHIMRSGSLAHAITASTAIPAIMRPVHHQEKHLSDGAVVHPVPAALVKSMGADIVIAVNVCAESFNKGAAKNFVDSLSNTIDMMSAKMVKEELQLADVILRPELGFNQISFKDAPFCIAAGEAVTRDAIERIRMKFH; encoded by the coding sequence TTGCTGTATTATGATACATCCTACCCCTTGATGGAACAACTCTCTGCTGATGATTGGGAGCTGTTGAACCCCGAAATCGTGGAACAACACTATGAAGCAAATAAACTGATCTTAAAGCATGGAGAGGTCAGTCAAAATGTACATATTATATTATCAGGACAAGTTCGGGTATTCATTGAACAAGAGAGTAAAGTCGAGCTAGCTCTGCTAGAGCGAGGGCATTTCTTCGGGGAGATGTCTTGCTTAACTGGCGACCCTATAAGCGCCCATGTAGAAGCAGTAGACGAAGTGCATTCACTAGTTGTCTCTCGAACAGGAATGCTGCTATTAATGGATAAGAACACAGACTTCCGCAAGCAAATGATTGAAGCGATGATCAAACGGATCCAGAATTCCAATCAGCGCGTACTAGAAGAGCATACAAAAACGCATTTGCTGATGAAGCAGCAGGAATCCGAGTCGCAAGAACGCTATGGCGAGCTTATCGGCAATAGTCCCGCCATGAAAGAGCTGTTCATCGAAATTGATCGTCTTTCGATGAGTGAGGAGCACGTAATCATTGTCGGTGAGGGGGGCACAGGTAAAAACAATATCGCCAGAAAGCTTCATTATTCAGCAACCAATGGTTTGTATCCGATCCTTACTATTCATAGCGAGGACTTTGACCTACTGAATTGGGACACGAAGGTGCGCGCAGCTAAAGGCGGCACAATTATCATTGAACGAGCTGAACAACTCCCTCACTCCGTGTTGCAGGGGTTAATCGACAACGAGCAGCAGACACGAATTATTTTTACCACAGCGCAGCGACTAGGTATTAGCAACGTTGCAACACTTTATGTTCCTCCACTACGAGAGAGAAATGAAGACATTCCTCTGCTGGCCAAATCCTTCTTGAGCAAGGAAGGCGTTGCGTATGTAGATGATGCTATCTCCTCAGATGCCCTACGTATGCTTAGTCTCTTTCCTTATTTAACGAACAACGTTGAAGAACTAGAGTCTGTTGTGAAAGAAGCCTACATTCTTAGTGAAGGTCGCACCATCCATAGCAATCATTTGCGCTTTGGGCGAGCTCGCAAGCCGGGTGAACGTCCTAAGATCGGTTTAGCGTTAGGTAGTGGCTCTGCGCGAGGAATGGCTCACCTGGGTGTCCTTAATGTGTTAGAGGAAGAGGGAATCCCGATTGACATGATTGCTGGCACGAGTGCCGGCTCACTCGTCGGAGGGGCCTATGCTGCAGGAATGTCCGTTGCAGATTGTACTCGAGTGCTGTCCACGATTCGCTGGGGGCATCTGGTCCGTCTCACTTTTCCGAAGCGCTCATTCGTTCATAACACTCCAATGATCGGATTTATTGAGCAGCATCTAGGCAAAAGGCAGATTGAGAGCTTGCCGATTCCTTTTGCAGCAGTAGCCTCCGACACTTTGACAGGCGAAGCCCATATTATGCGAAGTGGCTCGCTTGCTCATGCAATCACCGCAAGTACAGCGATTCCTGCAATTATGCGTCCGGTACATCACCAAGAAAAGCATCTTTCCGATGGCGCGGTCGTTCATCCCGTTCCCGCTGCACTCGTAAAAAGTATGGGAGCAGACATTGTGATTGCCGTGAATGTGTGTGCGGAATCTTTCAACAAAGGTGCTGCCAAAAATTTTGTCGATTCACTATCCAATACCATTGATATGATGAGTGCGAAGATGGTCAAAGAAGAACTGCAACTGGCGGATGTCATCCTTCGGCCGGAGCTTGGTTTTAATCAGATTAGCTTCAAGGACGCGCCATTTTGCATTGCTGCAGGCGAAGCTGTCACGAGAGATGCAATTGAGCGGATTCGAATGAAATTTCACTAA
- a CDS encoding sigma-70 family RNA polymerase sigma factor: MSNEELIRAARQGDDEAFYSLMVHHREQLYRIAFSYLKNEADALEAIQEVTFRAYVQLGKLKEPSYFSSWLIRILLNYCADEIKKLARRKEEHQHPRESPVESQEHALLERMQLEFAVDQLDPHYQTVIQLKYYHDLTITEIAKTLQKPEGTIKTWLHKALSGLRLHMKKGGELDG; encoded by the coding sequence GTGAGTAATGAAGAGTTGATCAGGGCTGCTAGACAAGGCGATGACGAGGCATTTTACAGTCTCATGGTTCATCATAGAGAGCAACTGTACCGCATAGCATTTTCCTATTTGAAAAATGAGGCGGATGCACTTGAAGCGATTCAAGAGGTGACGTTTCGCGCATATGTGCAGCTGGGTAAGCTGAAGGAGCCATCCTATTTTAGCAGCTGGCTGATTCGAATATTGCTTAACTATTGTGCGGACGAGATTAAGAAGCTAGCACGTAGAAAAGAAGAGCACCAACACCCTCGGGAATCTCCTGTGGAAAGTCAAGAACACGCCCTGCTAGAACGAATGCAGCTCGAATTTGCAGTCGATCAGCTAGATCCACATTATCAGACTGTTATTCAGTTGAAATATTATCACGATCTGACGATCACTGAGATCGCAAAAACGTTGCAAAAGCCTGAAGGTACGATAAAGACTTGGCTGCACAAAGCTTTGAGCGGATTGCGTCTGCATATGAAGAAAGGGGGCGAGCTAGATGGATGA
- a CDS encoding DUF4179 domain-containing protein, translating into MDERHEHGQENQPHEWPQLEAMREHLGNLPFPQGIDEAIRQGMSRAKQRRRRRKLVRLCAYSACTLLIVIVLSVRFSPAVAAFVKEIPVLGSIVELIQYDKGLQLALENDFMQKVSLYEDIDGIKVTIDGVVADESRVMIFYTLTNMDGRKGAVYLDEAKIVNSGDIQYGLSYGNSGFDEVWELKQGSIDMNLQEGTQLPNHLELEMKLSPYDKSVKQGDAVYHFNIPIDKEKFEGMYETIAINKTVTVEGQHITFGEMTVYPTRIGIEVEYDAANTKKLFYFDDIRLVDEKGEAFGTIMNGVSASQIDENRTILYFQSNYFLKPKELYLRARSIRALDKSKLEVRVDLDEMKLLSRPDSLLSLESTSKRELWNERGLIFNLRNDEMRSYNLFKNSYTDATGQTFESNRSESSNEYYQYFIEKVEQQSPITLTIEDYPARIYGDVNIQIR; encoded by the coding sequence ATGGATGAGAGGCATGAACACGGACAAGAAAATCAACCGCATGAATGGCCACAACTAGAGGCGATGAGAGAGCATTTGGGAAATCTCCCTTTCCCTCAAGGCATAGATGAAGCAATTCGACAAGGGATGTCGCGTGCCAAGCAACGGAGAAGAAGACGCAAACTTGTGCGATTATGTGCGTATTCTGCATGTACACTGCTGATCGTAATCGTGCTGTCCGTTCGATTTTCTCCTGCTGTTGCGGCATTCGTGAAGGAAATTCCGGTGTTAGGCTCCATAGTCGAACTGATTCAATATGATAAGGGACTTCAGCTCGCTCTCGAAAATGATTTCATGCAAAAGGTCAGTTTATACGAGGATATTGACGGCATTAAGGTGACGATCGATGGGGTTGTTGCGGATGAATCGCGGGTTATGATTTTCTATACACTGACCAATATGGACGGACGAAAGGGTGCTGTCTACCTGGACGAAGCGAAAATCGTGAACAGTGGAGACATACAGTATGGACTTTCCTACGGAAATTCAGGATTTGATGAAGTGTGGGAACTTAAACAGGGGAGTATTGACATGAACCTGCAGGAGGGCACGCAGCTTCCTAACCATCTGGAGCTAGAGATGAAGTTAAGTCCATACGACAAATCAGTGAAGCAGGGAGATGCCGTCTACCACTTCAACATTCCAATTGATAAAGAGAAGTTCGAGGGAATGTATGAGACAATTGCGATTAATAAGACAGTTACAGTAGAAGGTCAACACATAACGTTCGGTGAGATGACCGTCTACCCAACAAGAATCGGAATCGAAGTAGAGTATGATGCAGCGAATACGAAGAAGCTGTTTTACTTTGATGATATTCGATTAGTAGATGAAAAGGGTGAAGCTTTCGGTACGATCATGAATGGAGTTTCAGCGAGTCAAATTGACGAGAATCGGACGATTCTTTACTTCCAGAGCAACTACTTTCTGAAGCCTAAAGAGCTCTATTTGCGGGCGCGTAGCATAAGGGCGTTGGATAAAAGCAAGCTTGAGGTTCGCGTTGATCTAGACGAGATGAAGTTGCTTTCTAGACCGGACTCGTTGTTGAGCTTAGAATCCACATCGAAGCGGGAGCTTTGGAACGAGAGAGGGTTAATTTTCAACCTACGCAATGATGAGATGCGTTCCTACAATCTATTCAAAAACAGCTATACGGACGCAACAGGCCAAACGTTTGAATCTAATCGTTCGGAGAGCTCGAACGAATATTATCAATATTTTATTGAGAAAGTCGAACAACAAAGCCCAATCACGTTAACGATTGAAGACTACCCTGCTCGGATCTATGGAGACGTTAACATTCAAATTCGTTGA